A section of the Enterobacter sp. C2 genome encodes:
- the murI gene encoding glutamate racemase has product MATILQDENTPSLAATPSDPKPTVLVFDSGVGGLSVYDEIRRLLPDLHYIYTFDNVAFPYGEKSEAFIVERVVEIVTAVQARYPLSLAVIACNTASTVSLPALREKFGFPVVGVVPAIKPAARLTANRVVGLLATRGTVKRPYTHELIQRFANECHFELLGSSELVEIAEAKLHGEPVSLDRLRRILRPWLRMAEPPDTVVLGCTHFPLLQEELLQVLPEGTRLVDSGAAIARRTAWLLEHDAPDAKSSDENIAYCMDVTPETVQLLPVLQRYGFKSLEKLATDSGFAQKRDA; this is encoded by the coding sequence ATGGCTACCATACTGCAGGACGAGAATACACCGTCTCTGGCAGCTACACCTTCTGACCCAAAACCCACCGTGCTGGTGTTTGACTCCGGCGTCGGTGGGCTATCCGTCTATGATGAGATCCGGCGTCTCCTGCCGGACCTCCATTACATCTATACGTTTGATAACGTTGCCTTCCCGTACGGGGAGAAGTCAGAAGCATTTATCGTTGAGCGCGTGGTGGAGATTGTCACCGCCGTTCAGGCCCGCTATCCGCTCTCCCTGGCGGTGATTGCCTGTAATACTGCCAGCACCGTCTCGCTTCCTGCGCTGCGCGAAAAGTTCGGCTTCCCGGTAGTGGGTGTTGTGCCCGCTATTAAGCCTGCGGCACGCCTAACTGCCAACCGCGTCGTTGGCCTGCTGGCAACTCGCGGCACGGTAAAGCGTCCTTATACGCACGAGCTTATTCAGCGCTTTGCTAATGAATGTCACTTTGAATTGCTGGGCTCGTCTGAGCTGGTGGAGATAGCTGAAGCGAAGCTGCATGGCGAACCGGTCTCTCTCGACAGGCTACGTCGTATTCTTCGCCCTTGGTTACGGATGGCGGAGCCGCCGGATACCGTTGTCCTCGGCTGCACTCACTTTCCGCTTCTCCAGGAAGAGCTGCTGCAGGTGCTCCCGGAAGGAACGCGGCTGGTGGATTCCGGCGCGGCGATTGCGCGTAGAACCGCATGGCTGCTTGAGCATGATGCACCCGATGCTAAATCCTCTGATGAAAACATCGCATACTGCATGGACGTAACGCCGGAGACTGTACAATTACTGCCCGTTTTGCAGCGATACGGCTTCAAATCGCTTGAAAAACTCGCAACAGATAGTGGGTTTGCACAAAAAAGAGACGCTTGA